The window ATATGCAGATCCGTCAATCCATCTTTAGAATGAGCTTCAGCACCATAGTTGGTGAAAGGAGATCCAGAAAAATAAGCATCCCGTTCCAAGAATACTCTCTCTTTGTGTCCACCAAAACAAATTTTCGGGAGTTCCATGTCCCATTCTCTCCTGTGATATACACAAAGTCTTTTCTCCACATTCTTGAACTCACAAGAAATAGGGGCTTTACAGCCATTACCAATCTCTCTTTTTGACGAATCATGGAGATAGAACAGGTCAGACTCATCGCACTTATGGTACAGCCGACTTAGGAGTGAAGAAATCAAACCAAACCTGGGataaaataaaaccaaattaAATCAAGCAATTATTTAAGATAACATAGATGAAATAGGTTCATCAGTCTGACCCCTCAGGATGTAGCTTTTCCACTTCAGAAATTGAGTTATGAGCCGACTGCCTCAGTCTCTGTCTTTTTGCAGGAAAAATGCCTATCTCCTTGCATTGGTTTCCTATAAACGGTAAAAAGAAACAGCAGAATTTCAGAGGACTGTGAGAAAGATGTGTCTATATATCCAGAACGACAATAAAAGATGGTAGAATTGTGTTAATCCAACATAttcaaaaaattcattaatattttatcatgtttcagAAAATATCCTGGCAATTTGTTACCGCGAATATAAATTCAGGCATTAATCatcatttaatttgaaaaatgagCACGTGAACAGATTCAATAAGGTAGGAAGCTCGAAACAAAACAGTAGCCGCAACCTATTACTCATAAGCATCACTCAACTGCCACAAAACACTCATCATCCAGAAAGAtaaccaaaatttttaaacctCGCCTTTGCGACTGGTACCAACAAATTTAGAATCTTAATAGTAAGAATAGCATAGAAAGAATTCGAGATACCAAATCACCAGATAAAGTAGCATTCTCTGATGCTTCCCTGAGGATTGACAAGGAGGAATTTCTACCAGCCGGAATAACATTCTCCGAGAGCAATATCGGCCTCTCTCTAATATTTCTAGTTAGACCTGCATTCATGCCTAATCATAACAGTAAAGTATAAACTACGATAACAGGTATGGCCTCACGTATAAATGCACTGATCACAGATAACACACCTTTGATGTCTCTTTGACTTGGTTCTTCAAACCTGGGGACAGGTGGGGTGAGGAGAAGATGATAGTCAAAATGACCTGCTGTTTCTCTGCGATCAGAGAATCTGAGGTCCTTTGAGCTGGCTTTAGGTATGTTCGAAGGTTTAATGTCCTCTTCAAGTCAAATTGAGACGGGGGCAGAAAAAAAAACCGTCATGAATTACGCCGTCCGATTATAAAGCATtctaaaattgatttgaaaaactTGAACAATAAAATCCACTGTGCACCGAAAACTCACAGCGGTCATATAATTGAAGGAACTATGGCGACAACGACAATTATTGACACAAGCCTAAAGTTCTAAACCAAAGATTTTCACCTCTACCATGAGGATTAGCTTTAAAATTCTTCGACTGCCCAATGTCTCTGGCGTATGAACAAGAATGACCCTGAACAGCGCCATTCTTTGTGTTCATAAAATACGCGTACTCTGAAGTCTTGGGTGCGTCAGCTGCAAAATACGTTCCACACAAGAACGACAGGGTTACCAACGAACATAACATGACGTGTTTGATGTGCTATCTAGCTAATAGACATAATGTATCGAATCAATATGACAAATCATCATTGATGAGAGACATTAATAAGAAAACTAGCAGCTATAGAAGAAAAGGCCAACATCTGGGAAACTGTGCCAATTTGCGTTCTCTAAAGGAAGCAGAATCAGGTACGCTATCCATTTCAGTATCATCGAACCTCACTTTTTTTGTCTTCTTTGTATCTATCAAGACAACAAAAGCTTGCACGTAACAACACCATCATCTTAACTTTCATAAATAACTACTACTGATGAATTGAGTCACGAGAATCCGTAGAAAAGCACATCGCTAAGAAATGAAGCATAACTGCGACAGAGAAGGACGTACCACATGGTTTGTCAGATCCCCGATTCCGAGCTGTGCCTCTGCTTCGGATCGCAACTGGATATTCATTAGCCGGAGCAAATCTTTGTTTCATTATCAATAATCAGCCTGAAATTCCAACCCAAAAAGTCGGAGATCAATTGATTTGGGAGGGCAGTCAGAAATAGAGGATATATTCCTAATAGGGCTCACCGGTGCAAACTCAGGTGATCTATTAAATGAGATTAGATATTTTTTAGCTTGACTAATTTTCAAACAACTCGGAACTGAAGTTTGACCTCTTGGAAGCATATAACTTGTAAAAATATGCACTTTATGACcaaatttaaacaaataattgtAATTCAATGTGCGAAGATTCTGCAAGGTTAAGTTTGACTCAAGACAATCCCAGattatgaaaaaagaaaaagaaaatcatattaaataaatgcaGGCGTTATCCAAAAGAATGGGATATGATGTCCACGTGGCATGCTACCAATGGCTAAATCAACAACATTGGACTTTCTTACCCATTAATTTATAGCTTTTCCAAACCACACGCCCCatcaaaaaatatcataaacaagTTCTTTATTTGAATCAAAGAGAGAAAAAATGGCAAGCTCCAGCATTGCATCCGCCACCTGTGGATTCGCGGTGGCACCGAATTTCTCCTCCGCCACCTCTTTTGCCGCTAAGAGCGGCATGGTGTTCCTGGCCGCCGAGAACGACCGCCGCAATTCAAGGCTGGTGGTGCGTGCGGAGGACGGAACGGCGGAACATGCAGCGGCTGAAGCCCCTAAAGCTGCCCCTGTTGGCCCACCCAGAGGCAGTAAGGTGAGATGAACAATTCCATTTCTGCAACAAGCTGGCCAACTGCCGTGGTTCATCTCACCGCATGTTATGGAAATAGTCAAATAACTATATTTTTGGTAAATATAATGTGTTGAAACTTACTATAAAATTTTAGACATCTGGTTTTCCGAGTCGCTTCAAAACTCTGTTGAAAAAgatgtaaaaataaatataaagaaaCTAGTTAGCACTCCAGACTTAAATATGATAAACTATTGGACCAAAATCAGATTTAAGTCCttttataaagtaaaaattGCTATTTTCCCAAATGTATTACAGATACTTAATCTCGTGCAAGATTAGGACCCCCTTGAAGAAGTTAATTCAATATTGGGACAGAAAAACttgtccttttttttaaaaaaaatatatatattaaataaattttagaattttccattgggacaaaaaaaatatttttgcctcATCACCTTCACTGCCTAGCTACTATAGAAGACATTATGCAAATACAAATTTTTGCCATCCCCAAATGCCTAATTTGTagaatttattttcataaaattattatagtTAGTAACATGTGACAATAAAATCATATGTCTGGAACTAAACAAGTTCAATGTATGGCTGGCTACCGTTCAGGTCAAAGTTCTAAGGAGAGAATCGTATTGGTTCAAGGGCGTTGGCTCCGTCGTTGCAGTTGACCAGGTCAAGTACATCTGCTCTCGTGTGTGATTGATATTTTTGTGCTCTAGTACTCAATCATGTATTTTGATCAAGCAGGATCCCAGCACTCGTTACCCGGTGGTTGTCCGGTTCAACAAAGTGAATTACGCTAATGTATCTACTAACAACTACGCATTGGATGAAGTTGAACTTGTCGCGTAAACCTTGCTTGTTTGAGCTGTTATTGTCGCAACATATTTGTTTTTCGATGTTCGATTCCTTTGGTTATGGAGTAGCCGTGtgtattaattattcatgagaTGTGTAGCATAACCTTTGGCCATGAATGATACTAATTGTAAACGTACTCTACATTCGTGCTTGGTATGTTTGGATGAATCGAGTGGGGGCGAGTCTTTACATAAAGAAGCGAAAAACACACGTCTTGTAGACTTTTTAGTATCCATTGAATTCGATGGCTATTAGCCTATTTGAGATTGGCGGTACCCATTAATAGTATCATGAATGAAAAGGAAAAGCTTCAGATTTATAAAGATGAATCAGAAGGATAGATTTAGTAGAAGTTTCAAAATCCATATATACACCGGGCAAAGAGTAAATTTACAACTCACAGAACCCTTCCATCCATGCCATCTAGAAGACCGGACCATATCCCTTTCTCCACTGCCTCGAACTCGACCATCCATTCGGAGAGACAATTACCTTCACGTTAGAACAAGAACCCATCTTAGATATCATCACCAATACATCGTACAGCAGGAGTGTAAGAGAAATCATGAACTGTTTTATTCAGAAATATTCCTGAGCCTGTCTCGTGCCATGAAGAGAATATCCATACAAACAAGAGATCTTTTAAAAAACTTAAGATTACTCACACTGGAGATTCAGGGGAAACATTGGCCAGTTTATTTTGTTCATCTAACCACCTGTAggaaacaaaatacaaaacaagaAGCGTCACAACAATTTCATTTGTTCCATTTTCTCATCAAATATATGACCATGATCGATCAATGGGAATTAGTGGTGGGAGGGAAAAATAAGTAGAATAGTTAAATTAGTCATTCACTTCCATAGATGACTTACGTTGCCCATTCagtggaaagaataggagacagctGCCATAGCCGTTTTCTTTTGGCGGTGATTTCCTTTGTTTCTTCTGTTTCTTGAAACTCGAAGTTAGGTGAAGTTCCATCAGAAGCACGAGGGACAACGAGTATTCGTCTCTCAAAAAGGGACTCGGTGAAGGGTTCACTAAGTTTGAAGGACTCTTCAATGAAAGATGCAGGGCCAGCTAAGATGACAAGACGAGCTATTCCCCGAAAGGCACTGAGAGGAAGAATCTTCTTCTCATCTATCCGGAGCTTAAGATTTGAGAGATTCTCCTCCCTCGAAAGTCTAGGTAACTGAGCATATTTGGCATTATTCTCCTGGTAATAAGCAAATCCAAAAATATATACAGCACCAAAATCTATGCCGATACCCTTGAGGATCTCATGGACCTCAGCTGCTCTGGATGAATTAGCCAAGGCACCAATGAGTTGTGTGATGGCTATGAATCCTCCAAGAGAACCACTTGCACAAAAGCAAGATAAAATAACATTCGAAGAGAGCGGAAAGGAGAAAGAACCTCACTGCGTATTCTGGCTGTGGAACTGGATATGAAATAAACTCAAGATTACAAGGAGGCTTCATTTGTTAAACAAAGCCTGAACGCGTGCCATCGAAGCATTTGGACTGAAGCATGCGAGTTATACAAATAATGAACAGAtaattgcatttaaaaaattatagatatGCGGCATAAAATTCCTACATGCGATACCATGAGAAAAACAAAAGTTAGATGGGCATTCGCCattttatggtctaaagcaaaCAAAACTAACATTTTCTTGCAGCTACTTCGTGTTGATATATGAAAATGATCAATTCAACATACTAGAAGGGTCTACCGAACACTCTTTATTAACCCATTCATATGACTTCTAGTGGAAAAGATCATGAAACATCTGATTCCTGAGTTGTTGTTCGTCCATTTTAACTGTAAATCACATTCATCTGCATAGACTTGATATTAGTTGTTAGTTTCATCTGCCACTAACAGTCAAGGTGATATATATTCATCATCTCATCAACAAAACCTAAAGAAGAATTTCAATTGGGGAGTTTAAAATTAAGCTCTGGAAATGGAAACATGAATGCCTCCGTCATAGCTAATCTACTTTAGAAATCTTTGCTACAAATAAAAGTATTCGAACTACAAACATGCCACCATCCCTTTTAATCGGAGTTGGAATAAGAAGGAACCTAATCTCTGAAGAGTGAAGACGAGGGTCCGTTGGATGCAGAGCAGGTGACTGACAAAGATTCTTGACTTCTGCGGCATCGAGCGAAGTTAACAGAGGCGACGGCTGGGCTGAACACATTTGCAGTGAATTGGCTAGAAAATCCGAGACATGTTACCGGGATTGCAATTGGGACAGGCAGTGATGAGAGTGAATAGCCGCACCGCCACGGCCATGGAGTTTGAAATTTCATTACAAACTTGAAATCTTGATCATCGGAAGATTATGTCACAGTTGATCCCAAGCACACGATTTTATTCCAAACTTGAAATATTGGTCAAGATTTCTTGGATCATGCATTTCACAGAACAAGACATGTTGCATATTATATAGCTGGTACATTATCGATTGTTATACCTAATACCTTCTTGTTTCGTACTGGACAATCGTTCTCCTTTTGAAACTGTGGTTCTATTAGTTAAATTGTTTTGAATAGTTTACGACAGCTGAAACATGTGGAGTGCGGGATAGAGCTTAGAGTTATGAATCTTACGTAGAAGGATTGCATTCTTCAGTTGCAATGCACGCTGTTTTAGAAGCTTCTTATGCAAATTATGTTTTAACAGGCCTGTATCAAAATCCGATTTGAGCGCTGCAATGATTCGAGTATATAATACATGTAATGGTAGAACCTGAGATGTTTGAACCGTCTGGAAAAGGGTGACAAACACTGAAGATGAGACGAGACAGAATTCGTAAGCATTACAAGGTAAAATGGCAAATAGCATGATCCTATTTTAATCATGCTGTTTTATGAGCTAAAAACACCACTATGGGGCCATTGATGCATGCAGGTGGAATTTGATGGTCCCTATCAAATGCTGAATGGAGCTCAGTGGTAGATAAAGATTTGCATCTGCACTGCATTGAGTTCCCTGGCCGGAACTTCCAAGTTTTTATCACGAAACTCGTCAATACTCTGAACAGAACAAGACATCAACTTAACACAGAATCAGCACATTGCACTTGCAACATTGAGTTCGGAAAAGCTGAGACAGGCAGATTGACCTAGTCAATACAAATTAGAGGCTCTTGTCAAGCATAGCACGGACCCTCATCGGCAATCCATATAGCCATATGAAGCCTGCAGCATCAGCTTGATCGTAGATTTCCCCGCTCTCAAATGAGGAGATGTCTTGTCTGTAGAGACTGTTGGGACTTTCCCTGCCTGTTATACTCACAGATCCTTTATAAAGCTTGAGAGTAACTGATCCACTGCTAGATTTTGTGATTTCTTTCATGAAAGCATCAATTGACTCGCGAAGTGGATCAAACCATCTACCAGCATATACTAACTCGGCATACTTCAGGGCAAGAAAATCCTTCGTCTGCATGGTTTCACGATCAAGTGTCAGAGACTCGAGTTCTCTCGCAGCAGCGAAGAGAATTGTTCCACCAGGAGTTTCATACACCCCACGGCTCTTCATTCCCACGAGACGATTTTCTACCATATCTACACGGCCAATCCCATGCTTCCCACCAATTTCATTTAGCTCTGAGAGAAGAGATGCAGGAGATAATTTCTTTCCATTGATCGAAACAGGGAGACCCTCAAGCATACCAATATTCACATACCTGCAAGTATGGGACTATAAGGAAAAGAGAAATCACCAATATTTAACTATAGTCCATACATATGCACAAGTAATGTAAAGAGGTATTGATTGCAGGGAATAAATTACtccaaaatgaaaatataagaaGTTTAGGCAACTAACTCAGGTTGATCAGGGGCCACTTTTGGGTCGACAGTCATCATGTACATGTCCTCCATAGGCTCATTTGCAGGGTCCTCCAAGATATCCCCCTTAAACATTCATATACCAAAATTGATGTAAAATTTGGACAATAAGAAGCATTTACACAACACAAGATCACAGTTGTTGAAACGTTTTAAATCTAGAACCATATCTGTACGCATGATATGAATTTTGGTGACTCAACCAACTGATTGATAATGCAAATAGAACAACTCTTCTAAGCATAAACATCCCTAAGTTCAAAACACAGTACAGTCCAGACTAGTAATACTGAATATTGAATCTGGTTGCATAAAAAATATCCGATGGGTATGAATATAGAAAATGTAATGAAATTTCCTtacataaaatcaaatataaaatcaaCCCTTACCTCATGGCTGAGGTGCCACAGGTTCCTATCTCTGCTGTAGATGGATTTCtttgaaactggaacatgcacaTTATGCTTTATAGCATATTCAATTGCATCTTCTCTTCCCTTTATTTCCCATTCCCTCCAAGGAGCAACAACACTTAGTTCAGGATTCAGAGCAAAAAAAGTTAGCTCAAACCGGACCTGTAACAAAGAAAAGTAACACAAACTTGAAAAGAGAAGCTTCAGTAAGAATCGAAATGTATAGATTGAAATCCTAGAGCATGCCTGGTCATTTCCTTTTCCTGTACATCCATGAGAAACAGCATCAGCTCCAACTTCTTTCGCCACATCAACCATGGCCTACGTTTTCGATCCATTAACATGTACAACTAGATAACAAAGCAACACAACTAAAGACAAATTCCAAAGAAATTTTTTCCACGAAAATAGGGTAGCTGATAGGAggcattaacaaaaaaaatgccAAAATATCAAACATTGATCACTTTTCATCCAATTAATAAGCATGCAAACAGGAAATGAGGGCATAAATGATAAACTCAAGGATAAGACTTCATTCAATAACTAAAAAAGATGAATTCATTTCATTTCAtaataaaagaaacaaaaaaccaAGGAATGAGTGATATTATCTGAAAAACAGGAAGTAACTTTTCTATATTTTCACAAGGTACCTTAGCAATAACAGGTCGCGCCATTGAAGTCCCAAGCAAGTACTTTCTCTCATAGATAGCACCAGCTCGCAAGcaaggaaaaataaaatctcTCACAAATTCCTCTTTCAGATCCTTCACCACTAGTTGACACGCTCCACTAGCCTTGGCCTTTTGTTCCAGACCTTCTAATTCTTGTATGCCCTAAATTCAAAGATTTTGATCAGGTGAAAAGAGCAAACCATTCCAGCATTCCTACCCCTATTATCCTTACAATTATGTTCTGTCAACAAAACTAATTTACTTTAGTCATGACTCTCATTGTATTTTCAACAGTAATTCAATGTAAATATCCCATTTTTATGAATTGATGAAACCGTGCAGATTGAGTTCACATACTTGGCCAACATCTGCAGTGAAGCAAACAACTTCGCAGCCATAATTTTCCCTGCATTGCCAGACCAGCAAAAGCAACGAAAACACACTAAGAAACAAGTGTGGTAAACTTCCCCTTAATCTAGTCATTCTCAACTTCAAATGTTTGCAAACTTAGACACCTTTCGAATTGAGGTATCCAAGGTGCCAAGTCTAAGATTAACAATCGAGAATAATAATGTTCAACAAGACAAAGTTCCATAAAAGTTGGACCCTACCCTTGCAGTAAAAAAATTGGTATGTGTTGATTTCCTGAAGTAAAGAGTAAATCAGTAAACTGAAATCGGTATGTCTTTATTGAAGTTATTTTAGTTTCAAAATGGAAGAACAGCCTTGCAGTTTATACATCTGAATATATTTATGCAGTATCTCAAGGCCTCAATTCTCAAGACAGTAACTTGGAATTCAAAGCTTCATTAAACATCAACATTTAATTATACAAAGCAGCAGAATGTCCCAATAGATTAAGGATACCCTgtatcatacaaatcataaaaGATATCAATTCTCGAAGATAACTGGGGAATAACAGCATgcatattttttgtatttgaagGATGAGAAATTAGATGACGAGCCATATTAATATTAatcaagaataaaatttatcaacttTCACCTATTAACATACCTAAGCCAAGGTACAATTAGGGAGGTATCTAAACCACCACTATAGGCCAGGACCACTTTGTTCAACTTTTTAGGCATAATTTTTCCATCCATACCACCAGAAACCATTGTCTCTTTGTCACTAGCCAAAACTGCTCGGATAGCTGCATCAAACAAATTCATTAGGGGTCAGAATGTAGAACCATTACTAAAATTAGTGTGATTGGGAGAATTTGATAGCATTCCCATGCAACCACATAAAAAAGAGCTCTTTTTGGACAGATCTTTTTTCCTTGACAGTCATGCATAGTCTAGGATATAACTGTGTCgaaaaaaagaaaagtaaaGCTGCGGTCTTGAAGCCACCACACATTCGCACGAAATTTCAACAACActtggaaaaattaaactccATTAATGTTGCAgtgacatgatcataaacaaaaaataaacaagacaagCAAAAGATGGAACCATGTGGTATAGAGTAATGAAGCTTGTACCATGATTGCTATATGCTAAACCAAAGTTAGATCTGGCCTTGACAACAGCATGACCATTAAACTCGCTGGCTTTTACTCCTACCTAGCATTGAGAAAAGGGACAGGACAAAAATCCTCAAGAACGCCACACCTTTGTCCGTTATAAAAAAAGGTGCATTTGAAAGACGAAGTACAAAATACCTCTAATTCCGAAGACATCTTTCTTGGGTAATGTACAATATAGAACAGGCGGCCTAAATTCACATTGGAAGCAACGAGTTAAAATCACATCTAAAACCATGTAGAAGTAAATCAAAGTATTATtctcaacaaaaaataaaagaaaagaaaaaaagacgGATTGTATACTGTAAAATACCTCTTTTAGGACCATGGAATGGGAGATTAGAAGAAGAACACGAAGAAATTCCATGTAATTGAGCCATCTTTTTACGTCTGATGAAGTGGGCAGTGCAATATTCCGAGGTCTAAAAATGAAAAACTATAAAAACAGGTTCATACAAATGcgtgaagaaaaaaaaacacatatatCAACTAAATTAAACATTCGAACAACAATGCATGTACACGCACAAAAACAGCTTAAGCCCATCTGAAATTGAAAgggaaacatatatataaaagtaaagCGAAGTACTAAAGAAAAAACCCAGAAAGAATTCAAACCCTGAAGTGGTAAACAGATACGAAGAACAAAAAGAAAACAGGCTACATGGAACAGCTCCGCGTGGCTTTCGCCGGCGACTAATTCACCTAAACCGTAAAAGCAAGAATTGGGAAGTGAACGAAAGATTCAGTGAACAGATAGATACATGCAAAAATCTAatggaaaaaaacaaaaaaatacagAATCAAATGAATTCATGGAAGCGGGGACAGTACAGAAACCAGAGACGTAGATCATTAAGGTAGAGTAGTATATTATGGCAGCCTCTGGTTAATGACTTGGTTTTGGACTTCACAATAAGTTGTAATGGGCCGCTTCCAACGGATTGCCCAAtaatttttactcgttttttTGTTTGGATTTATCTATCAAATCCTAAAATGAAAAGTCGGGTTGTAATTTTCATTTTGAtcctaattattttgtttagtaATTTTAGGAGATTCATTTCACGCCGGCATCAACCAGCACCTatgtttgaattaaaatttgagaGTAAGATGGTTATAGCCTTATAGGAAGACTATAAATATACTACAGTATAATTTTTATAGGAAAGAAAACTTAATTTGTTCATTTTCCTGAAAGTagcataaattaataattgtacCCTTTGAATAATGGATTAAGAAATGTTAAATTTGGAGGCTAAAAAGGTAGATGAAAATTGTTCTAACGATATTAAAAACAAATGCCAAATACTGATTAAGTTGGGCGCGTAAACATCAAATTTTGAAGTCCAGAATCACTGATGAGAAGCACAAACATCCATGCAAGCATACTGATCCACCTGCTCGAAGCTCAGAACCCAGTTGCTGCGACACACATGCATGAATCGGCTTCTCCACGTTCAGCCCAATCAGGTGTCTGGAAAGCGCTTTCAGTCCCGGCTGAACCACCCAATCGGCACCGTAGCGACGATATATATACGTATGGTGCTCTTCCTAATGGACAGTCCCGCAACCCCATATGCGAGAACTTTCAGGCCAGGCCTTCCCCTATAGCTCATCGGGAACCATGCCTTGGCCAGCAAATGCACATCAACCACTTTACACTCACTTCTCAAGCACTCGACTCCATATTCACTCATTATCTCGTCCCACATGTCTTGCAACTCAACTCCAACAAAGGTAATCACACCGGAATTGGCGAGCAAACTCCGGATGAAGCACTGAGCAGGAACGTAATCCATGTGTGGGAGTTGGAGTACCACGCATTTGGTGTCCATGCACAGGTGCAGTGTCGCGATTTTGTTGACGGCGGTCGGCTTGTTTGCTTCAAAAATGGTGGAGTCAGAAATATGATTCTGTCcgaactaaaattttaaactctagaattttttactattttaaattaatctacttggtctaatatcatattattccaaaattatacaaaatttacatataaatttaaaaaaaaaattgagtcatcCGAGCTAAAGCCCGAGTATTGGTGCATGTGGCTCCGCTTATCAAAGACCTCGTCATATTTAGCAGCCAATCTTCGGTTCGT of the Primulina huaijiensis isolate GDHJ02 chromosome 1, ASM1229523v2, whole genome shotgun sequence genome contains:
- the LOC140990732 gene encoding uncharacterized protein isoform X5, with product MLCSLVTLSFLCGTYFAADAPKTSEYAYFMNTKNGAVQGHSCSYARDIGQSKNFKANPHGREDIKPSNIPKASSKDLRFSDRRETAGHFDYHLLLTPPVPRFEEPSQRDIKGMNAGLTRNIRERPILLSENVIPAGRNSSLSILREASENATLSGNQCKEIGIFPAKRQRLRQSAHNSISEVEKLHPEGFGLISSLLSRLYHKCDESDLFYLHDSSKREIGNGCKAPISCEFKNVEKRLCVYHRREWDMELPKICFGGHKERVFLERDAYFSGSPFTNYGAEAHSKDGLTDLHISSKDHKSSSSHVEHDLPFCLPFERYGYSKSCYLKELDGSCSPIECQRKEPHRFLLKWDFESDKDGFCSSFINYEPAKIYSPGLSTTWNVNHQQIVDQVPDDKALCSPSLFSNYHLQCNSIQSYPMTSYFTPDFVPNFDEAKCSLPRTEMSSLTFPSMPCLTSTEATNAENIPYTSNMIFSFGDQRRHFWPTGFQDADFSMKNLSIFHTWQFPQNDDSLCSFSITKEAPGETFSFCSEDTIHNHSRLLNFSSSLDNTTNRPFLLENVSNDWSNREVYFDDDNKWNYLVDVIP